The Actinopolyspora erythraea genome has a segment encoding these proteins:
- a CDS encoding GlsB/YeaQ/YmgE family stress response membrane protein, which yields MSILSWILFGLIAGAVAKLILPGKDPGGIIVTIIIGIVGGLLGGWLGSSFFGGGGVSGFNLASFGWAVLGSLILLVLYRLVFHKSRD from the coding sequence GTGAGCATCCTCAGCTGGATCCTGTTCGGTCTGATCGCGGGAGCCGTGGCCAAACTGATCCTGCCCGGCAAGGATCCCGGCGGCATCATCGTGACCATCATCATCGGCATCGTCGGAGGTCTGCTCGGCGGCTGGCTCGGCAGCTCCTTCTTCGGCGGCGGCGGGGTATCCGGCTTCAACCTCGCCAGCTTCGGCTGGGCGGTGCTCGGCTCGCTGATCCTGCTGGTGCTGTACCGGCTCGTTTTCCACAAATCCCGAGACTGA
- a CDS encoding phosphatase PAP2 family protein: protein MFARLVTELLAPWVIVLVLPLVVAGQAAAGFGSTLLWGMVVALTSSVLPMGVVVWGSRTGRWDGHHVRDRRGRLVPFTALIVLSLLGLALLIAGDAPEKLIALDISMIISLFVTGTITVFWKISMHTAVAAGAVTVLALLYGPALLWGALVTLAVAWSRVAVRDHTLAQVTIGALTGTVVGGGSFALLLGGNTAL, encoded by the coding sequence ATGTTCGCCCGCCTAGTCACCGAGCTCCTCGCCCCCTGGGTGATCGTGCTGGTGCTGCCGCTGGTGGTGGCCGGTCAGGCCGCGGCGGGGTTCGGCTCCACCCTGCTGTGGGGGATGGTCGTGGCGCTGACCAGCAGCGTGCTGCCGATGGGCGTCGTGGTCTGGGGCAGCCGCACCGGAAGGTGGGACGGGCACCACGTCCGGGACCGCCGGGGAAGGCTGGTGCCGTTCACCGCGTTGATCGTGCTGAGCCTGCTCGGACTCGCGCTGCTGATCGCGGGCGATGCGCCCGAGAAGCTGATCGCGCTGGACATCAGCATGATCATCAGCCTGTTCGTCACCGGCACGATCACGGTCTTCTGGAAGATCTCCATGCACACCGCCGTGGCGGCCGGAGCCGTGACCGTGCTGGCGCTGCTCTACGGCCCCGCCCTGTTGTGGGGCGCGCTGGTGACGCTGGCCGTCGCGTGGTCCCGCGTGGCCGTGCGGGACCACACCCTCGCCCAGGTCACCATCGGCGCGCTGACCGGGACAGTGGTCGGCGGCGGCTCGTTCGCGCTGCTGCTCGGCGGCAACACCGCGCTGTGA
- a CDS encoding zinc-binding dehydrogenase, with protein sequence MRAVLLTGHGGPERLEHRDDVATPEPGPGQLLVRVGAGALNNTDIWTREGAYGLPGAPEALAGWRGPVSFPRIQGGDVAGVVESAGAGVPGDRIGRRVLVDPAEYRDEGPHAPPVGLLGSEYDGGFAEYVLVADRQAHDVTDSPLSDEELAALPIAYGTAMGMLERAGVTGGEKVLVTGASGGVGLAVVQLAAARGAEVLAITSGGKEEEVRAAGACRVALRGSADLVERIGDFAPEKADAVADVVGGPQLGRLLPLLRDDGRCVVAGAIARAVIEFDLRRLYLHNLSLIGSSMHTRAHFAELVAAARSGRPRPRVAESYSLDEVHLAQRRFREGDYVGKIVVVP encoded by the coding sequence ATGCGCGCTGTGCTGCTCACGGGTCACGGCGGCCCGGAGAGGCTCGAACACCGCGACGACGTGGCGACACCGGAGCCCGGGCCCGGGCAGCTGCTCGTGCGGGTCGGTGCCGGTGCCCTGAACAACACCGACATCTGGACCAGGGAAGGCGCCTACGGTCTGCCCGGCGCCCCGGAGGCTCTCGCGGGATGGCGCGGGCCGGTCTCGTTCCCACGGATTCAGGGCGGCGACGTGGCGGGAGTGGTCGAATCGGCCGGGGCCGGAGTGCCCGGCGATCGGATCGGGCGCCGGGTGCTGGTCGATCCGGCCGAGTACCGGGACGAGGGCCCCCACGCCCCGCCGGTCGGCCTGCTGGGCAGCGAATACGACGGCGGTTTCGCCGAGTACGTGCTCGTGGCCGATCGACAGGCCCACGATGTGACGGACTCGCCGCTGTCGGACGAGGAGCTGGCCGCGCTGCCGATCGCCTACGGCACCGCGATGGGCATGCTCGAACGAGCCGGAGTCACCGGTGGGGAGAAGGTCCTGGTCACCGGAGCCTCCGGTGGGGTGGGGCTGGCCGTGGTCCAGCTGGCCGCCGCTCGCGGGGCGGAGGTGCTGGCCATCACCAGCGGTGGCAAGGAAGAGGAGGTCCGCGCGGCCGGGGCGTGTCGAGTGGCGCTGCGGGGGTCCGCGGATCTCGTCGAGCGGATCGGGGACTTCGCGCCGGAGAAGGCGGACGCCGTGGCCGACGTCGTGGGCGGCCCGCAGCTCGGGCGCCTGCTGCCGCTGCTGCGGGACGACGGCCGCTGTGTCGTCGCCGGGGCCATCGCGCGGGCGGTGATCGAGTTCGACCTGCGCCGGTTGTACCTGCACAACCTCAGCCTGATCGGCTCCTCGATGCACACGCGCGCGCACTTCGCCGAGCTCGTGGCGGCGGCCCGTTCCGGCAGGCCGCGCCCGCGCGTCGCGGAGAGCTACTCGCTCGACGAGGTTCACCTGGCGCAGCGGCGCTTCCGGGAGGGCGATTACGTCGGCAAGATCGTCGTGGTGCCGTAG
- the cas6e gene encoding type I-E CRISPR-associated protein Cas6/Cse3/CasE, translated as MTYLSRIRINPLRSAGRRLLGSPRRLHGAVMGGLADDPDQQRPLWRLDGDNPHRPKLLVLSESKPDWTHIVEQAGWPHADGEHYELREYEPVLRRLAVGQEFAFRVTANPVQNTSEPAHPTERQRQRAQEGQRRRSQRVGHRTAGAQLGWFLARTEKWGFVVPGSSPATGTTEHPTAAEAASTGEDGSSEADGAACSGGAGELEPARNVRIIARDRHSFPKRRGSRPVVLHTATFEGRLRVTSVELLRWALLCGIGPAKAYGCGLLTLVPPDGESGTDG; from the coding sequence ATGACCTATCTGTCCCGTATCCGAATCAACCCGCTGAGGTCGGCCGGTCGCCGGTTGCTGGGCAGTCCGCGCAGGCTGCACGGCGCTGTCATGGGCGGGCTGGCCGACGACCCCGACCAGCAGCGCCCGCTGTGGCGGCTGGACGGCGACAACCCGCACCGGCCGAAGTTGCTGGTGCTATCCGAGTCCAAACCGGACTGGACGCACATCGTGGAGCAGGCCGGTTGGCCGCACGCCGACGGCGAGCACTACGAGCTGCGCGAGTACGAGCCGGTGCTGCGGCGGCTCGCCGTGGGGCAGGAGTTCGCCTTCCGCGTGACCGCCAACCCGGTGCAGAACACCAGCGAGCCGGCACACCCCACCGAGCGACAGCGGCAGCGTGCCCAGGAAGGGCAGCGGCGACGTTCGCAGCGGGTGGGGCACCGCACCGCGGGCGCGCAGCTCGGCTGGTTCCTGGCGCGCACCGAGAAGTGGGGGTTCGTCGTTCCGGGAAGTTCGCCCGCGACGGGCACGACCGAACACCCCACGGCGGCGGAGGCGGCTTCCACCGGGGAGGACGGTAGCTCCGAGGCGGACGGAGCGGCCTGTTCCGGTGGCGCCGGGGAGCTCGAACCAGCCCGAAACGTTCGCATCATCGCGCGTGACAGGCACTCCTTCCCGAAGCGGCGCGGTTCGAGACCCGTGGTGCTGCACACGGCGACCTTCGAGGGGCGGCTACGGGTGACCTCGGTGGAGCTGCTGCGGTGGGCACTGCTGTGCGGAATCGGCCCTGCCAAGGCTTACGGCTGCGGCCTGCTGACGCTCGTCCCGCCGGACGGGGAGTCCGGGACGGACGGCTGA
- a CDS encoding DinB family protein, which yields MTKLPFPEPTEHRESRTEVFVGYLDYFRSALVDKLRGLPEDELRSSRLPSGWSPITLLKHLTHVERRWLVWRIGGEHIERPWRERSAGRWYVADDESLPELVAELHEQAARSNEIIRAHELSDLGVPGESWDGEQPASLERVLFHLLQEYARHLGHLDVVRELIDGEVGE from the coding sequence ATGACGAAGCTGCCCTTCCCGGAACCCACCGAGCACCGCGAGTCGCGGACGGAGGTGTTCGTCGGCTACCTCGACTACTTCCGCTCGGCGCTGGTCGACAAGCTGCGGGGACTGCCGGAGGACGAACTGCGCTCCAGTCGGCTGCCGTCCGGCTGGAGCCCGATAACGCTGCTCAAACACCTGACTCACGTGGAACGCCGGTGGCTGGTGTGGCGGATCGGGGGAGAGCACATCGAACGACCGTGGCGGGAGAGGTCGGCGGGGCGCTGGTACGTCGCGGACGACGAGAGCCTGCCCGAGCTCGTGGCGGAGCTGCACGAGCAGGCGGCGCGCAGCAACGAGATCATACGGGCCCACGAGCTCTCCGACCTAGGCGTGCCCGGCGAGTCCTGGGACGGGGAGCAGCCCGCGAGCCTGGAACGGGTCCTGTTCCACCTGCTGCAGGAGTACGCCCGTCACCTCGGACACCTCGACGTCGTCCGCGAACTGATCGACGGCGAAGTCGGGGAATGA
- a CDS encoding GNAT family N-acetyltransferase has product MAEEQRDAAAEDARSEVSVTDVPHSHRYEITLDGVTAGFTRYADRGNQRIFVHTEIDDAFAGRGLGSRLISEALRATRASGKRAVAVCPFVAEYLDRHREFDDVRDPVTPDVLAAVRSE; this is encoded by the coding sequence ATGGCCGAGGAGCAGCGCGACGCCGCCGCCGAGGACGCGCGGTCCGAGGTGTCGGTGACCGATGTGCCGCACTCCCACCGCTACGAGATCACCCTCGACGGTGTGACGGCGGGGTTCACCCGGTACGCGGATCGTGGGAACCAGCGGATATTCGTGCACACCGAGATCGACGATGCCTTCGCCGGGCGCGGCCTGGGCAGCCGGCTCATCTCGGAGGCGCTGCGCGCCACGCGTGCGTCGGGGAAGCGGGCGGTCGCGGTCTGCCCGTTCGTGGCCGAGTACCTCGACAGGCACCGCGAGTTCGACGACGTCCGGGACCCGGTCACCCCGGACGTGCTGGCCGCCGTGCGGTCGGAGTAG
- a CDS encoding alpha/beta hydrolase, which translates to MALDEATSAMLAEMAAQDAKPLPDMTLSEAREFMAAQQPADGAPAPEMHRVDPVEVPVDGGDSIRVRLLTPNDSPRGTLVYYHGGGWVLGDIDGFDQLGRTLAARTGCAVALVNYRLAPEHRYPTAVEDAMAALRWADKQRAELGDADMPLLVAGDSAGGNLAAVVARRATRENGPELALQVLVYPVTDHDFDTASYLAAENQLMVTREAMRWFWDHYLPDHARRDEPDASPLRAAELSGLPPAVVLTAEHDVLRDEGDAYAERLRQAGVPVHHHCFAGQTHGFLTQIGVLPGSAAGLDYIAGAVEEHLAPRRERT; encoded by the coding sequence TTGGCGCTCGACGAGGCGACCAGCGCGATGCTGGCCGAAATGGCGGCACAGGACGCGAAACCACTGCCGGACATGACCCTGTCCGAAGCACGCGAGTTCATGGCCGCCCAGCAGCCCGCCGATGGGGCACCCGCTCCCGAGATGCACCGGGTGGATCCGGTCGAGGTACCGGTCGACGGTGGCGACTCGATCCGGGTCCGGCTGCTCACGCCGAACGACTCACCACGCGGGACACTGGTCTACTACCACGGCGGCGGCTGGGTGCTGGGAGACATCGACGGCTTCGACCAGCTGGGGCGCACCCTCGCCGCCCGCACCGGCTGCGCGGTCGCGCTGGTGAACTACCGGCTCGCGCCGGAGCACCGCTACCCCACCGCCGTCGAGGACGCGATGGCGGCACTGCGGTGGGCCGACAAACAGCGCGCGGAGCTCGGCGACGCGGACATGCCGCTGCTCGTGGCGGGCGACAGCGCGGGCGGGAACCTCGCCGCGGTGGTGGCGCGGCGCGCCACGCGCGAGAACGGCCCCGAGCTCGCGCTGCAGGTACTGGTCTACCCGGTGACCGACCACGACTTCGACACCGCCTCGTACCTGGCGGCGGAGAACCAGCTGATGGTGACCCGCGAGGCGATGCGGTGGTTCTGGGACCACTACCTGCCGGACCACGCACGACGCGACGAACCCGACGCCTCGCCGCTGCGCGCGGCCGAGCTGTCCGGGCTGCCGCCCGCGGTGGTGCTGACCGCGGAGCACGACGTGCTTCGCGACGAGGGCGACGCCTACGCCGAACGGCTGCGGCAGGCCGGTGTCCCGGTGCATCACCACTGCTTCGCGGGACAGACGCACGGCTTTCTCACCCAGATCGGTGTGCTTCCCGGCAGCGCGGCCGGGCTCGACTACATCGCCGGAGCGGTCGAGGAGCACCTCGCGCCGCGCCGGGAACGCACCTGA
- a CDS encoding GNAT family N-acetyltransferase: MTDTRTWRLEAATPDAAPEIHGLRERLADWLHEKGIQQWPRGEVTLDRIASEIERAEWHCVRLPELGVVAGMRVLWSDPDFWGEDTTPAVYVHGLMVDRSMARTGMGTFLLESAADLGRAAGVDTLRLDCAESNDVLRSYYAAHGFREVGRHVVRGLFPVTLFERLIDRNAATSPR, translated from the coding sequence GTGACCGACACGCGGACTTGGCGGTTGGAGGCGGCCACTCCTGATGCGGCCCCCGAGATACACGGTCTCCGCGAGCGGCTGGCGGACTGGCTGCACGAGAAGGGGATCCAGCAGTGGCCGCGCGGTGAGGTGACGCTCGACCGGATCGCGAGCGAGATCGAGCGCGCGGAGTGGCACTGCGTGCGACTGCCGGAGCTCGGCGTGGTCGCGGGGATGCGGGTGCTGTGGTCGGACCCCGACTTCTGGGGCGAGGACACCACGCCCGCCGTCTACGTCCACGGGCTCATGGTCGACCGCTCGATGGCCCGGACCGGCATGGGTACCTTCCTGCTGGAGAGCGCCGCCGACCTCGGCCGGGCCGCCGGGGTGGACACCCTCCGGCTCGACTGCGCCGAGTCCAACGACGTGCTGCGCTCGTACTACGCCGCCCACGGCTTCCGGGAGGTGGGCAGGCACGTGGTTCGCGGCCTGTTTCCCGTGACCCTGTTCGAGAGGCTGATCGACCGGAACGCCGCGACTTCGCCTCGGTAG
- a CDS encoding threonine/serine dehydratase produces the protein MITHSDVSAARRRISDSVRRTPLLELDSELVPGVARTWLKLEQLQHTGSFKARGAFNRVVSALEEGGIGESGVVAASGGNAGMAVAHAAARHGVPARVYVPENAPAVKRAKLRELGAEVVAVGERYSDAYSAAVEDAERHGAAFCHAYDQPEMCAGNGTLGTELFEQTGGELDTVLLAVGGGGLMAGVAAALESHARVVGVEPTGIPTLHTALAEGGPTDVTVSGVAKDSLGATRIGEIAHEVAGRTGVRSVLVDDEHIVAARQHLWQRYRIVVEHGTAAALAALLAGAYRPAQGERLAVVLCGANTDPTDLG, from the coding sequence GTGATCACTCATTCGGATGTCAGCGCGGCAAGGCGACGAATCTCGGACAGTGTCCGGCGCACCCCGCTCCTCGAACTGGATTCGGAGCTGGTCCCCGGAGTGGCGAGGACCTGGCTCAAGCTCGAACAGCTGCAGCACACCGGCTCGTTCAAGGCCAGGGGCGCGTTCAACCGGGTGGTCTCGGCCTTGGAGGAGGGCGGGATCGGCGAGTCCGGGGTGGTGGCCGCATCCGGCGGCAACGCGGGCATGGCCGTGGCCCACGCCGCCGCCCGGCACGGTGTCCCCGCGCGGGTCTACGTGCCGGAGAACGCCCCGGCGGTCAAGCGGGCGAAGCTGCGGGAACTGGGGGCGGAGGTCGTCGCGGTCGGCGAGCGGTACTCCGACGCCTACAGCGCGGCCGTCGAGGACGCCGAGCGGCACGGTGCCGCGTTCTGCCACGCCTACGACCAGCCGGAGATGTGCGCGGGCAACGGCACGCTGGGCACGGAACTGTTCGAGCAGACCGGCGGCGAACTCGACACCGTGTTGCTGGCCGTCGGAGGTGGTGGGTTGATGGCGGGTGTCGCCGCCGCGCTCGAATCCCACGCGCGGGTGGTGGGGGTGGAACCGACCGGCATCCCGACGCTGCACACCGCGCTGGCCGAGGGCGGTCCCACCGACGTGACCGTCTCCGGTGTCGCCAAGGACTCGCTCGGCGCCACCCGGATCGGCGAGATCGCCCACGAGGTGGCGGGACGGACGGGAGTGCGGTCGGTGCTGGTCGACGACGAGCACATCGTCGCGGCCAGGCAGCACCTGTGGCAGCGCTACCGGATCGTCGTGGAACACGGCACGGCCGCCGCGCTGGCCGCGCTGCTCGCCGGGGCCTACCGTCCTGCCCAGGGTGAACGCCTCGCCGTGGTGCTGTGCGGCGCCAACACCGACCCCACCGACCTCGGCTGA
- a CDS encoding AAA family ATPase has product MAEDDTGRFVVVTGGPGSGKTTLLDELACRGVTTMPEAGRAVIRDQTAVGGSALPWDDRALFAELMLSWEMRSHHWARRRRGLVLFDRGVPDVIGYLRLAGAEVPEHVHTAAGKFRYHRRVFVAPPWPEIFERDEQRRQDLAEAERTHEMMVEVYTRLGYDLVTLPRADPPERAAFVLEELAATTPSKPGR; this is encoded by the coding sequence ATGGCCGAGGACGACACCGGCCGGTTCGTGGTGGTGACCGGCGGCCCCGGCTCGGGCAAGACCACGTTGTTGGACGAGCTCGCGTGTCGTGGGGTGACCACCATGCCCGAGGCCGGTCGCGCCGTGATCCGTGACCAGACTGCTGTCGGCGGCTCCGCGCTGCCCTGGGACGATCGTGCGCTGTTCGCCGAGCTGATGCTCTCCTGGGAGATGCGTTCCCACCACTGGGCGAGACGGCGGCGGGGTCTCGTGCTCTTCGATCGTGGTGTTCCCGACGTGATCGGATACCTGCGACTCGCCGGAGCGGAGGTTCCGGAGCACGTTCACACCGCGGCCGGGAAGTTTCGCTACCACCGCCGGGTCTTCGTCGCTCCGCCCTGGCCGGAGATCTTCGAGCGGGACGAACAACGGCGGCAGGACCTCGCCGAGGCCGAACGCACCCACGAGATGATGGTCGAGGTCTACACCCGACTCGGCTACGACCTGGTCACGCTTCCCCGCGCCGATCCGCCGGAGCGCGCCGCGTTCGTCCTCGAGGAGCTCGCCGCGACCACCCCCTCGAAGCCGGGTCGCTGA
- a CDS encoding flavin-containing monooxygenase, whose amino-acid sequence MSVSERDHAEPDAIVVGAGLAGLYQLYRLRGLGLRVRVFESGSDVGGTWYWNRYPGARCDVESMSYSYSFSPELEQEWTWTEKYAAQPEILRYVEHVAERFDLRRDITFDTRVTDAHYDEHARRWLVRTDTGEAVSGRFLVMATGCLSVSKPPELPGIERFAGPVHHTARWPREGVDLTGRRVGVIGTGSSGIQVIPELAEQAAELTVFQRTPNFSMPAFNRPLREDEVAARKADYRGWRAAQRDSYSGVPREPAERSALDDPPARHEETYRRGWREGSLFGILGSYADILTDRAANETAAEFVRARIRDRVHDPETAEKLSPRGLPIGTKRPCLDTGYYETFNREHVHLVDLRTTPLTEVTGTGVRTSRREHELDALVFATGFDAMTGALDAVDIRGRNGLALREYWSSGPRTYLGLAVAGFPNLFTVTGPTSPSVLSNMIVSIEQHVEWITDCLAHMNSKGLTEIEATERAEREWLDHAAEAGEATLYPEADSWYTGANVPGKPRVLLAYVGGVAAYRRWCEQVANNGYSGFSLE is encoded by the coding sequence ATGAGCGTGTCCGAACGCGACCACGCGGAGCCGGACGCGATCGTGGTCGGAGCGGGCCTGGCCGGGCTCTACCAGCTGTACCGGCTGCGCGGGCTGGGCCTGCGGGTGCGGGTGTTCGAGAGCGGCTCCGACGTGGGCGGCACCTGGTACTGGAACCGCTACCCCGGCGCCCGGTGCGACGTGGAGAGCATGTCCTACTCCTACTCGTTCTCGCCCGAGCTGGAGCAGGAGTGGACGTGGACGGAGAAGTACGCCGCACAGCCGGAGATCCTGCGCTACGTCGAGCACGTGGCCGAGCGCTTCGACCTGCGGCGCGACATCACGTTCGACACCCGCGTCACCGACGCCCACTACGACGAGCACGCGCGGCGCTGGCTGGTGCGCACCGACACCGGTGAGGCGGTGAGCGGGCGCTTCCTGGTGATGGCGACCGGCTGCCTGTCGGTGAGCAAGCCCCCGGAACTGCCGGGGATCGAGCGCTTCGCTGGCCCGGTGCACCACACCGCGCGCTGGCCCCGCGAAGGAGTGGACCTCACCGGCCGACGGGTCGGCGTGATCGGCACCGGCTCCTCCGGCATCCAGGTGATCCCCGAACTGGCCGAGCAGGCCGCCGAACTGACGGTGTTCCAGCGCACCCCGAACTTCAGCATGCCGGCCTTCAACCGTCCGCTGCGCGAGGACGAGGTCGCCGCGCGGAAGGCCGACTACCGGGGATGGCGAGCGGCGCAGCGCGACTCGTACTCCGGCGTCCCCCGCGAACCCGCCGAACGTTCGGCACTGGACGACCCGCCCGCACGACACGAGGAGACCTACCGGCGGGGATGGCGGGAAGGCAGCCTGTTCGGAATCCTGGGCAGCTACGCCGACATCCTCACCGACCGGGCCGCCAACGAGACCGCCGCCGAGTTCGTGCGCGCCAGGATCCGCGACAGGGTGCACGACCCCGAAACCGCCGAGAAGCTCTCCCCTCGCGGCCTCCCGATAGGAACCAAGCGTCCGTGCCTGGACACCGGCTACTACGAGACGTTCAACCGGGAGCACGTGCACCTGGTCGACCTGCGGACCACCCCGCTGACCGAAGTCACCGGAACCGGGGTGCGCACCTCGCGGCGGGAGCACGAGCTGGACGCCCTGGTGTTCGCCACCGGTTTCGACGCCATGACCGGCGCGCTGGATGCGGTCGACATCCGGGGCAGGAACGGCCTCGCGCTGCGCGAGTACTGGTCGAGCGGGCCGAGGACCTACCTCGGGCTGGCCGTAGCGGGATTTCCCAACCTGTTCACCGTGACCGGGCCGACCAGCCCTTCGGTGCTGAGCAACATGATCGTGTCCATCGAGCAGCACGTGGAGTGGATCACCGACTGCCTCGCCCACATGAACTCGAAGGGGCTGACCGAGATCGAGGCGACCGAGCGGGCCGAGCGGGAGTGGCTCGACCACGCGGCCGAGGCCGGAGAGGCCACGCTCTACCCCGAGGCCGACTCGTGGTACACCGGCGCCAACGTGCCCGGCAAACCCCGCGTGCTGCTGGCCTACGTGGGCGGGGTCGCCGCGTACCGGCGGTGGTGCGAGCAGGTGGCCAACAACGGATACTCGGGTTTCTCGTTGGAATAG
- a CDS encoding STM3941 family protein produces the protein MGAVQRTGHPGQRNYRLAIYPNRTRMALVVLGALAFVLFGLFICYQAITAMGSAPLAGFFLALSALAIVFFGGCLIYGVVRLARPKPVVVLDNEGLHDHASFTSVGFVDWREVSGAMADNDGVQRVLSVTLFDPREVLDRTSGWRGLLVRVNARMMGTPVNISQNMVAMPISQLAAEIRLAAEKATAGR, from the coding sequence ATGGGCGCGGTCCAACGCACCGGGCATCCCGGACAGCGGAACTACCGATTAGCGATCTACCCGAACCGGACGAGGATGGCGCTGGTCGTCCTGGGGGCGCTGGCCTTCGTGCTGTTCGGGCTGTTCATCTGCTACCAGGCGATAACCGCCATGGGCTCGGCGCCACTGGCGGGTTTCTTCCTCGCGCTGAGCGCACTCGCGATCGTGTTCTTCGGCGGCTGCCTGATCTACGGCGTCGTGCGGCTCGCCCGACCGAAGCCGGTGGTGGTGCTGGACAACGAGGGACTGCACGACCACGCCTCGTTCACCAGCGTCGGGTTCGTCGACTGGCGGGAGGTCTCCGGGGCGATGGCCGACAACGACGGCGTGCAGCGCGTGCTCAGCGTGACGCTGTTCGACCCGCGCGAGGTGCTCGACCGCACCTCCGGATGGCGGGGACTCCTGGTGCGCGTCAACGCCAGGATGATGGGAACCCCCGTCAACATCTCGCAGAACATGGTCGCGATGCCGATCTCGCAGCTGGCGGCCGAGATCCGGTTGGCGGCCGAGAAGGCCACCGCCGGACGCTGA
- a CDS encoding helix-turn-helix domain-containing protein, which translates to MSANEAGRENTFAAKLAHLIATVHPPDRGTYSYREIEAGIRHLPGAMSAQYISQLKTGARTNPKIHYVEALAEFFGVPAGYFFDEEVTDRIDAQIADLKTWRDTEARDIAQRFAGLDRRDRNTVSNLIDSLDTYNSRPRHQRARRKTGRDTTA; encoded by the coding sequence ATGAGTGCCAACGAAGCCGGACGCGAAAACACTTTCGCGGCCAAGCTCGCCCATCTCATCGCCACGGTGCACCCACCGGACCGGGGGACCTACAGCTACCGCGAGATCGAGGCGGGAATCCGGCACCTACCAGGGGCGATGTCGGCGCAGTACATCAGCCAGCTCAAGACCGGCGCGCGCACCAACCCCAAGATCCACTACGTGGAAGCCCTCGCCGAGTTCTTCGGTGTGCCCGCGGGCTACTTCTTCGACGAAGAGGTCACCGACCGCATCGACGCGCAGATCGCCGACCTGAAGACCTGGCGGGACACCGAGGCCCGCGACATCGCCCAACGCTTCGCCGGGCTGGACCGGCGGGACCGCAACACGGTCTCGAACCTCATCGACAGCCTCGACACGTACAACTCCCGACCGCGCCACCAGCGCGCCCGCCGCAAGACCGGCCGCGACACCACGGCCTAG